The Methanosarcina barkeri MS DNA window CCGGCGGGGAGATAATTGTTAATGGAAACATTTCAGGAAACATTATCGCGGCCGGAGGCTCCATAAGGGTAAATGGAAATGTAGGTGGAGATGTGGCAGCGATAGGCGGCCAGATTGTTCTTTCTCGAGACAGCGTGGTTAAAGGTGATATTCTGCTTGGCGGAGGGGAAGTAACACTCAACGGAATAGTTGACGGAAATGGAGATATCTCGACAGGTACTCTCAAAACCGGAGATGACTTCGAGCTTAAAGGAAACCTTGCACTCCAAGCCAATAATTATCCACCCAATCTGAACGATAAAGTTGGCGGAAACCTGAATATTACGCAGGTAAATGCAAAAGAAGAACAGCATGAAGGTGTTTTTGAAGGGTTTAGCATTTTCTTCTTCATCCTGAGACTGCTCGCGTCTCTGGCTCTGGGCCTGGTTCTGATCTATCTTTTCCCGGGGTTCGTAGGTGGGGTTGCGGAACTCGTAAAAGATTCACCTCTTAAGGCAGGATTACTGGGTTTTCTGACTCTAATTTTCCTTCCAGTGCTCTCAATAATCTTGCTTATTACTTTCTTTGGATGGAGTCTTTCGATTCTTATTATCCTGCTTCTGATACTTGCACTTCTTATCGCGACAGTGCCTGTGAAACTGCTTGCAGGCGAGATAATCTATAATAAAATATTAAAAAAGGAAGCGGGAAAACTAATGTACTATCTTGTCGGGGCAGTCCTGTTTGCAATTGTATACGAAATTCCTTTCCTGGGAGGGCTTATACGTTTTATTGCCCTCATTATTGGGTTAGGAGCAATAGTAGTCTGGCTTGCAACTCGCGCCAGACCAACTGGTTAAGCGGGTGAATTTTCTAAGAGGGAAAATTTCAATTTTTTTCATTCAGGTAGCTTCAGACAGATTTTCAAAAAACCTGATAAAACCAGAAAATTTGGAGAAAACAGGGAAATTTGGAGAATTCAGACAAAGACAGCGATATCCTGTTTGATTACCATATTAAATCCGTTGTTGACGGAACTTGTGAACTGGAAAGTGGGAACGAATATCCTTAATTAACGGCCAAGAACGTCTAAAAGAGCGGAGAGCTCCAAAAAGATATTATGAGTGAAATTATGAGTGAAATTTATAGCTTCCGTTATATCCATCACAACATCAAATAATTATATAACTATAAATTTCTGTAGTGATGTTATACTGGATTTTTATCACTAAATTTTGAAACTGAGTCTAATGAAGGCGAATAAAATTTATTTTTTGCTTATAGATAAGTGATAGAATGGAGAAAAGACATTTTTATATTTCAAATAATAAAATTCGTATTCCTGCCGTTCTGTGGGGAAAGCAGAGTGAAAAGCTGTTGATTGAAGTTCATGGCAATCTTTCTAATAAAGAGGACACCGTAATTTCCATGATGGCACAAAAAGCCGTTGAAAAAGGTTACCAGGCGTTAAGCTTTGACCTGCCTATGCATGGTGAACGTGTAGATGAGGAATATGCCTGTATTCCCAAAAATTGCGTAAGTGATTTGGCCGCTGTTTATGAATATGCAAAGTCACTTGCACCTGACATTTATTTGTTTGCGTGCAGCATGGGAGCTTATTTCAGTCTGCTTGCCTATCATGACATTAACATAAAGCAAAGTTTTTTTCTCTCGCCCGTCGTCAATATGGAACGCATCATACACAATATGATGGAAGGTTTCCAGGTAAGTGAAGAAAGACTAAAAGCAGAGCATGAAATCCGATTGCCGATTGGACAAACACTGGAATGGAACTATTATTGCTACGTGAAAGAAAACCCAATTTGTTTTGAATGGAAAGTACCTACTGCCATTTTGTATGGTTCTGACGATAATCTCTCTGAATGGGATGAGATCTCAGCATTTGCAGAGAGGTATCAATCAACAGTTAAAGTCCTGGAACATGGAGAACATTACTTCCATACGGAAGAGCAATTAAAGGTTTTTGATAGATGGGCAGATGAAAATCTGCTGTAAAACTTGATGTTATACTGCAAACAGAGAAGTATGCAGTATTTATTATTTTACTCACGTGGTGATCGAATAATTCAGGTTTCACAGATTGAGAAATAACGAAAAGTAATAAATGCTGATGATCAATATATCTGTCCAGAGGATTTGATATGATGTCTCACCTTATCATTGATCAGGATCGCTGCACAGGATGCGGCCTTTGTGTAAAGATGTGCTCCTCAGGTATTATTGCTCTGGATGATAAGTCAAATTTTCCTCAGGTGCAGGAAGAAAACGTTTCCCACTGTCTCTATTGCGGGCACTGCGAGGCATTTTGCCCATCTCAGGCACTCACCCTGAATTTCCTACCTGATGAAAAAGTTTCCCTGCCTGCCGGTGCTGGCAATATCTCTCAGGAGGATATAGCTTTCTATCTCAAAAAACGCAGGTCTATCCGGCATTTTACCAGGGAACCCGTACCAAAGGAGAAAATCCTTGAAGTCCTCGATATTGCCCGTTATGCAGCATCTGGAGGTAACGGTCAGCCGGTGCAGTGGCTGATAATCCATGATCCTGAAGAAGTAAAGAAGATTGCCGGGCTAACTATCGAATGGATGAAAAACCTGCTGAACACCGACCACCCTATGAGCGGGTTTGTGCCGATGCTTATTTCTGCATGGGAACAGGGAATTGATGTCATCTGTCGGGGCGCTCCACACCTGCTTTTCGCCCACATCCCAGAGGACAACCCTATTGCGCCTACTGATGCCATCATCGCCCTCACCCATTTCGATATCGCTGCACCGGCATTCGGGATCGGGACATGCTGGGCAGGATTCGTTGCGGCTGCTGCCATGTCCTATGCACCTCTCCAGAAGGAACTGGGCTTTCCAGAAGGAAGGAAATGTGCCTACGCAATGATGTTTGGCAATCCGGAGTACAAGGTTTATGGAATCCCACGCAGGAAGCCTCTTGAGGTTATGTGGAAGTAAGGTTGAAGTTTTGAAAAGCGACAAACCACTATGATAAGAATTGCCGTTCTCCTGGGAAGCCCTTGAATGAACGGCAGCACCACTATTTTGCAGGGATCACAGCTCGGGCCAAAACCTGGCTCGACTAACTCTTTCCATATACAGGCATGGACCTGAGTCCAGAAATGCCGGAAATTAAACACCTGCTTTATTAGCGTCCATCAAACCTGATAATAAATCCGGTCTTAGATTTACACTCAAATCCAGCATTTTCATAAAACGGTATAGCTTCTTTTCTTCCTGTAAGGAGCATAATTTTATAACAGCCTTTTTCTCTGGCTATTTCCTGTGCCTTTTTTAAAAGTCTTGTTCCAATTCCCCTTTTTCTATAATCTGGATGCGTCACAACACTCTCGATAATGGCATAAGGACTTGCGCTCCTTGTCAGGTTCTTGATAATAATCATTACGCAGGTGGATACCAGTTTTCCATCTACTTCAACCACAAGGTAGTGCTGACTCGGATCTTCCAATATTTCCTGCCATAGCTTTTTGAGCTCAGCATCCTCTACAAGATCTGGATCGTCCTTGTTCAGGTACTTATAGAGATCCAGCAGTTCTCTCAATTCATGTTTTTGAATATAGCGAATAATTTCATTCATAGTCAGTCCTTTTCCTCAGTTCCTTTTCCTTAGTCCCTTTTCCTTAAATACTCAGGAGCCTGCGGAATTTTATGCATCATACCATAAGATCTGCCTGACGGGTAGTACTCGGCACCGAGCTGAATTTTTCCTGCCGTTTTTTCGTCTGTCATATATTCTATAAATGCAAATGCAAGATCAATGCCAGCAGAAATGCCTGCCGAGGTCCAGATGTTTCCGTCTCTAACAATTCGATCCTCCACTACCTCCACGTCACCCAGGTCTCGTAGTTTCTGGAGTGAAGCCCAGTGGGTAGTAGCTCGCCTGTTTGAGAGTAGGCCAGCACGGTGAAGGATGAATGTGCCGGTACAGACCGATAGTACAGCTTTGCAATGTCTGGCTTGCTCGGCAACGAATTTAATTAGGGATGGGTTATCAACTTCTCTCTGTGTACCTTCCCCGCCCGGCACAAGGAGAAAATCAAGTGGAGGGCAATCTGCAAAGGTGACATGAGGATTTATGGACATTCCTTTGCTACAGATCACGGGAGCGGGATTTTCGGCAACCATGAAGCATTTCTCAGGTCCCTGGGCAAATTTGCTCCAGAGTGATATTATTTCCCAGGGGCCAACAAGGTCCAGTTCTTCCAGCCCTGGGAAAATCAAAAATCCGAAATTCATGTTAGAAAGGTTGGGGATGTTTTGTAAATAATTTTCTATGGCATAACTAAAAATAGATTTTCATACTTTTTTGAAGATATCGTATTTAGCTGTCAGCAATTGATTCCATAACTTGATTCCTAAGAAGAGTCCAATAAGTATTTCATTATAATCCCAAAAAGTATTTTATGTTAGTGGAAACAATTACAACTGTCTTTCCGCAGATGTCATCTTAAAATGAATAATTTTCTTGCTATCGTTTTGGTGTACTGGCCTGTTATTATGGGGTTCTGTTGCTTATTACGCTCCTGAATTTCTATTAAACTAATTTCATTCAAAAGTTTGTTTTGTTATCCTACCCTGCAATACCAATTTTACTTTTTTTATGAATAAGGAGCAGGAAAGTCTGGATCTAATAGGGCCAGTATGAAAAATTTGATAAAAAAGAGCTTATCGAACACGCGGATCCTGCTGCATTATCCCGAATATGTTTCTCTCGGTATCGAGGCAGTATGCGTACCAGCCTACTCCACTAATGGGCTTTTTTTCCATAGTAATTTTTCCACCATGCTTTTGTATTCTGATAAGGTATTCATCGATATCCTGGACGCCTATTGTGCAGATATAGGTACTTATCGGCGTATCTGCCTTTGGTTCCATTCCCTGCCTTTTCATCAGGCCACCATCGATTCCGGTCTCGTCTTCCTTGCCGGTGGTTATATTCCAGTATTCCATCGAACCTTCCGATCTCTCTATTTTCCAGCCAAACACATCTTGATAGAATTTCTTAGCTCTTGCAATGTTTCCTGCGTATATCTCAAAATGAATTACTCTTGGCGTGAGAATTACCCCCTGTCTTATTAGATAATTTGGACGATATTCATATATTAATTTAGGTTTTATTTTAAACACTTAGTTTTCTGATCCAGAACGACATATATAAGTCAGGAAACTATTAGAGGATACTCAGGAAACTATTAGGGGATTCTCAGAAAATTCTTAGGAGATACTCAGGAGATTCTTAGGTAATTAGAAGATTCAGACTGGCTTTTTCGCTTTGTCGCTCTTTCCTTTATTCTAAGAGCTGATCCCAAAACTCAAAATTGCTTCTCTGAATCCTGTATTCCGAACAATCAATCAAGTTTCTGATCATGAAAACAGTCCTGAAAATTCTTGATGATTAAGAACGAAATGGCTTTTGGGATAGGCTCTAACACTTAACTTTTCTACCAGACTGGTTAAGATTCTGGCTTTTGAGCAGCTTTTGGGCAAAGAATTAAAGAGAAATGTTAATCCTTCTTTTTAGCTAAAAATTGTGCAACATATTCAGTGAAAAGTTCCATATCTCCAATGTCATTTTGCAGATTTTCGTAAAGCCGATCCAGCTCTATTTTCGCATACTTCAGCTCTACTTTCGCATACAATGTACAAACACATTTAATGAGATAAATATTGAGGCAGGAATTATCCAATTGTAGAAATCAAAATGGTTTTGATACCACCCGGAAAGATTACTATTTCATCTTATCGACGAAATAGTTTTGGAAATATCTTGAAAACATAAAAGGAAACCCACGAACGATGTTGTTGGATTCTCTCCTGAATAATAAATAAATATAAATATAATAAGGTAGCAGGCTTGTTGCAATTAAAGCTTATTACATTAAATCTGATTTATGGCATTATGAATGATAAGAATAAAAATGATAAGAAATGAAAATAAAGTATTTTTTAATAAATTAACTTCAGAATCAGTAGAACTTGGCATACTTCTTGCAATTGTAGGGGGATTTCTTGATGCTTACACATTCGTTGGAAGAGGTGGAGTTTTCGCCAATGCCCAGACCGGAAATGTCGTGCTTATGGGCATAGAAGCTGCAACAGGAGAATGGGGGCAGGTAGTGCTTCATGCGGTTCCTATTCTGGCATTTATGGTCGGAGTGGTAGTTGCCGAGATGATTAAAAAGCTTTCAATGCGCATGTTTATAGCGGATTTTGAAAGAGCAGTTTTAATTCTTGAAACTGTAGTACTTTTTATTGTAGGCTTTATACCGTATACAAGCCCGAATATCATTGTAACGGTTGCTGTTTCATTTGTCTCTTCAGTTCAGATATCTTCATTTCGCAAACTCGTTGGTTCTACATATAGCACAACAATGGTTACGGGAAATTTACGTTCAGCTACACAAGAAGCTTATATTGCTTTCACAAAAAAAGATGAGGAATCGGCTCGCAGAACCATTCGATACTCTGCAATTAACCTTTCGTTTCTAGCAGGAGCTATTTTGGGAGGGTTGCTTACATCAGTTATTGGAGTTAAAGCCGTATGGGTAGCTGTTGTCGTGCTGATATGTTCTATAATTTTGTTCAATAACGAATGTAAGAGTATGGATGATGTTATTGAAATATAAAAAACTCAATGGGTTAACATTAGATTGGTGAACCACTGAAAACAAATCAGGAAATTCATAACAATTAGAGCGGTAACAGTCTAAGTAGTAACAGTTAGAGCATTAACGGTCTAAGTAATAACAATTAGAGCATTAACAGTCTAAGTAATAACAGTTAGAGCATTAACAGTCTAAGTAATAACAGTTAGAGCATTAACAGTCTAAGTAGTAACAACCTAAGTAATAACAGTCTAAGTAATAATAGTCTAAGTAATAACAGTTAGAGCATTAACAGTCTAAGTAATAACAATTAGAGTATTAACAGTCTAAGTAGTAAATCACTAACAAAAGTCCGTTTACTCTGGGCAAAGATTATTGAATTCTTGGCAAAAGTCGGGAAATTACTGACAAAAAAGTTTTTGCGCAATCTATATCAGCTTTCAATGCAGGGAAGGTAAGCAATGGCAAGAGATAGAAGAGATTATTATTATCACCAGGCAAAAGAAGAAGGGTACCGTTCCAGAGCTTCCTTCAAGCTCAAGCAGATTAACGAAAGACACCATGTTATCAATCGGGGAGATTCGGTTGTTGATCTGGGTGCAGCCCCAGGCGGATGGCTCCAGGTTGCAAAGGAACTGTCTGGAGGTAAGGTTCTTGGTGTGGATCTTCAGAGAATTGTGCCTATTGAAGGCGTCGAGACCATTCAGGGCAATATAAACGCAGATTCAACCATACAGAAAATTATTAAGAACGTAGGGGCAAAAGGAGCTGATGTGGTACTTTGTGACGCAGCCCCTAACCTGTCAGGAAACTGGTCTTATGACCATGCAAGGTCAATCGAGCTTGCAACTTCAGCTCTGGAATGTGCAAAAAAAATTCTCAAGCCCAAAGGGAATTTCGTTGTGAAGGTTTTCCAGGGAGACATGTTTAATGATTACATGCAGAAAGTAAGGGATAACTTTGTCCGAACAATGGCTTATTCTCCGAAAGCATCGCGTTCCCAGAGTGCTGAAATCTACGTTATCGGAAAGAAGTTCCTTACAGCTCCACTCCGCAAAGGCGACAAATTCGTTGTGGACATCGAAAAGCTAGGCTCGAGTGGGGATGGGGCTGTGCTCATCGAAGGATTTGTTGTCTTCGTAAAGGAAGTTGAGATCGGAGAAAAAGTCAGGATCAAAATAACGGATGTCAAGCCCAACTTCGCTTTTGCCGATGTCGCAGAAAGGCTTGGAAAAACTGAAAAGCCTGAGTAATTAGACACATCAGTTAACACAAACTAGAATAACACAAACTAGAATAACACAAACTAGAATAACACAAACTAGAATAACACAAACTAGAATAACACAAACTAGAATAACACAAACTAGAATAACACAAACTAGAATAACACAAACTAGAATAACACAAACTAGAATATCCAGCAAGAAACTATATACTTAAATAATTAAATATATATTTTAACTATTAACTATATTGGTTAATTGAATACGCAGTTGGTAAAATTAATAAGAGTCTACCCCGATTTTAAAAACCACTTTCAAAACACGGTGATCCGGTTGATTGACCTTCACACTCACACGATTTTCAGTGATGGGGAACTGATCCCCAGCGAACTTGTCCGGCGGGCGGTTATTCACGGCTATAAGGCTATTGCACTTACCGACCATGCCGATTACACCAATCTCGAACAGCTTATCGAAGCAGGACATAAAGCAAAATACCTTGAAAGTGAATGGGATATCCGCGTTCTAGCCGGGGTTGAACTGACACATGTGCCGCCACGGAAAATAGCCCCACTTGCAAAGAAAGCAAAAGAGCTGGGTGCAGAAATTGTGGTCGTGCACGGGGAGACCACCTCCGAGCCAGTCGCCCCCGGAACAAATGCAGCATCTGTTGTTTGTGAGTATGTGGACATCCTGGCCCACCCGGGCCTGATCTCTGAGGAAGATGTCGAGAGGGCTAAAGAGAACAATGTCTGCCTTGAAATTACAGCCAGGAACGGGCACAACCGGACAAACGGCCATGTCGCCCGGCTTGCTCTTGAAATTGGTGCAACGCTTCTGGTAAATACCGACACACATGCCCCTGAAGACCTTATCACCGATGAAACTGCCATGAAAATCGCCATGGGAGCTGGGCTTACCGAGGCAAAGGCAAGAGAAGTGTTAAAAGCATCTGCAAAAACGATAGCAGATATTGTTTAAACTGTAATTTCATACTCTTTTTCTATTTCTTCCCGTGCTTTTTCTCAATTATTCCATTTTGAATTTATTTCTAGTTCGTTTTCGTTTTTCTTTCAGTTTATCCCTTTTTTTTACTATTTCTTTGTTTCCTCAGCTTATTTATTACTACGGGAGCGCAGAGGGTTCACTTCATCCCCATTCTTTAGATTGGGGATGAAGTGAACCCTCGTCTCTTTTTGTTTTCTTTTTTAAACCTCTGTACCGTTGCTTCTTTGCAAAGTAGGTTTCTTAGTCTCATGGTTACATAAATTGGTAATGAAACTCTGCATCAAGGAAGTCTTATAAATGGATACTTAACTATTTTCCGGAAACCGGGCGGCCCGAAGATACCCCATCCTTTTTATGGTGGGGTGGCCGCACGCAATTTGATTTTTTATTCTATTAAATAAGAAACATAATTACCAAATCCGCGCTAGATATTCTAAATAAGATATAAATTGAACAGAAAAATATTAAATAAATAGATGAATATTGGCAAATATAAAAAGGTTTTTTAGTGTTTGTGGCATTTTCTTTTCGAAAAGTAAATGCTATCTGAAATATTTAGCGTACTTTATAGTTAAACTCTCGATCTGCTATTTAGCTGAATTTCCAATATTCTTTATAGGAGGTTTCACCTCAAAGAATCTAACTGTTTATATTATGTAAAATATTAGATTTGGATTTGCAGTAAACTTCCAAAACTCCCAAAATTGGATTACTGATATTGAAAATTCAGGACTTATAGATACAACTCTTTGAGATTGAGAGTTAAAGTTCGAGAATATCTGAGGTACTATAATGAAAAAAGTAAGTTTTTTAGTGATCGGCTTGCTACTTATGTCAATAGTAGCTATGTCAGGATGTGCTGATAATAAGACATCTGACAATACTGCTCCTGCAGAAGAGAATGCAGGCAATATGTCAGCTAATAATACTATGCCTCCAGGAGGAGAAAACCAAGGTCAGATGCCACCTGACAACGCTACTATGCCCCCAGAAGGAGCTCCAGGTAACATGTCAGGTAATGGTTCCATGTATCATGGAGACGCTCCAGGTAACATGTCAGGTAACATGTCAGGTAACGGTTCCATGTATCATGGAGATGCTCCAGGTAACATGTCAATGCCCCCTGAAGGAGCTCCTCAGGCAGGAAATGCAGATAACATGTCATAATTTGACTAGTTGAAACATGGCTTTCAACTGGTTAAACAAGGCTAAAAGGTAGTTGATTAAATAACAGGTTTACTACCTTTACCTTGACTTTTTGATTATGCTTTAAATTTCTCGCATCGGTAGTAAAGGTTTATCCTTAATTGTTAGAGAGAATCAAAAACAATATCTTAGAAGATATTGAAGAGATATTCTATTTTAGGTGTGATTCTTGTCAGAGTAGCTATAAAAATGCCCTAAAAATCTTATCCGTACTGAAACTGTCTGAAAATCACATGGAAGCCAGAATTACCGAAGCAAGGGCCAGAGAAGCGTTAAATGCATCTGCAAAAATAACAGAGATTGTTTAAATTATGGTTTTTAGCTTTATATTTTTCTCTCTATATCAAGAAAAATATTTTTTCTTTATAATATATAGCCCCAGGGATATGATGCCACTCACTACTGCAATAATAATACCAGCAACTATTGGATGTTCCAATACAGATTTTTTGGAACTTAGATCTTGACCTATTAGTGTGAAAGAAGAGGATGTACTTGGTCTAAACTGATTATTGCCTTTATATCTTGCTATTATCGAATGTGAGCCATTTGAAAGCAATGAAGTATCCAAAATTGCTTGTCCATCACTTAAAGTTTCAGTTCCTATGGATGTGGCCCCTTCCATGAAGGTGACTGTGCCTGAAGGTTTTTCTGTTACTTGAGACGTTGCACTAACTGTAGCAGTAAGTGTTCTTGATTCCCCAACAAGAAATCGATTGGGTGAAGAAGTTAAAGTAGTCATTGTTTCCACTCTGGATCCTGGAACAGAACCTATAAACTGACCTAAACCAGAAGGAAGAATTCCTACAGAAATTGGCTGGCCCATAACTGTTTTGGTTTCAGTGTCAATTACAGAAACAGTGCCTCCAAGATCATCAGTGGTGCCGGAATTTGTCACATATATCTTTGTTCCATTTTTGTTGACTGCAACTCCACAAGGATTTTTTCCTACAGTTATATTTGTAACATCTTTTGTGGTTGTGTTAATCACAGAGACTGTGCCCATGGGAGTGTTATGGTTTGCCACATATACCCATTTTTCATCTGGTGTGACTGCAATTCCATGAGGATCTTTTCCTGCAGTTAAATTGTCTGTAACTTCATTGGTTATTGTGTTAATTACAGAAACATTGCTACTCTCCATGTTCGTGACATATACTTTTGTTCCATTCTTGTTGACCGCAACTCCATAGGGTTTGACTCCTACGTTTACCGTCTTTGTAACATTGTTCGTTACTGTGTTAATCACAGAGATAGTATTGCTGCCGGTGTTAGCCACATATATCCTTGATCCGTCCGGGGTGATTGCAATTCCGCAAGGGTCGGTTCCTACAGGTATATCAGAAGCTTTGTTGGTTATTAGGTCAACTGCACGGACTTTTCCATTCAATAATTTTGCCACATATACTTTTTGTTCATACGGATAGATTGCAACTCCAGCAGGTTTGCCTGGTTTGCCTTCTTCTACATTCATCGATGTAACCTCTTCGGTGGCCGTATCAATTATGGAAACAGTACGTCCGGGAATGTCGTCATTACCAAAGTTAGTCACATATACCTTTGTTCCATCAAGGCTAATTGCAACACCCACAGGAACATTTCCCACAGGCACCGTGGAGATAACAGCGTCAGTTGTTGTGTTAATCACAGAAACAGTATTGCTTTTTTCATTAGGCACATATGCATATTCAGCGGACAAGTCGCTATGCGCAGTAGCCACCAACTCTATAGATGAAATAATAATTAAAAGTAAGAGAAAAGCTGTTGAAGTTAAAAACAGTGAGTATGATTTGTCCCCCTTTCTCATTTATGTTACATCCTTAAAATATAATATATATAAATTAGATTTCGCAAATAAGTTTGAGATGTTTTGAATTTGAATTTATAAAATTCTTAGATTTAAGGAGATCTTTTAGGGATAATGTTCAATTTTAGTTATGTTTTAGACAACTAGTGATTTTATTTTATTGATTTTTCTTTTAAATTGCTTAAATCGGAGTAATTTGTAACATCAAAATAATATACTTAGTAATATATAATACTGAGCAATATAATATTTAATAACAGGAACATTAAGTAAAGATAAAACGTACTGAGCCTGCTAAAAATACCAATTTGACTACACTTACTACCTCTTTATTATTTCATTTGCAAGACTATCAGATCCAGCAGAGCATCTAGATCAGAAAGGCTTTTGCCTTTAAACCAGAAGAGACCCAAATTCGTTTACTCCTTGCTACAATTTCTTCATAAACGAATTTATGGAACCTGATTCTGTGAGATTCTTCACTCAGGTTCTCTGTATAATGTAATGGTTTTCGGGATTGTAGCTTTTAACGAAGTCTTTGAAACAGAATATTTCATCGGTATCAAAAATGACTTTTCTTTGTGTACTCTTTGGCCTGAAGTAATACAATATCTACTAAAAATTTAAAGGTAAAATGAGTTGTAGAGAAAAATTAAGGGGATTTGAGAATCTCCTGCTTTGCGGACAAGCATATAAGTCCTATACTATAAAATCATAATAATATAAAAACCAGGATTTCATTTTTCGAGGTGTATTAGCATGAGCGTTTATGTAATGCACTTTAATGAAGTCGATAGGACAAACTTGCCCGAAGTCGGGGGAAAAGGTGCTAATCTGGGAGAAATGGTCAAAGCAGGATTTCCTGTTCCGCCTGGATTTTGCATTACAACGTCGGCTTACTGTGATTTTATTGCAGCAAGCAATGAGATAAACAAATTTTTTGATTTGCTGGATCAGTTGAAACTGGGTCAACCGGGCGAAATTAGCAAGCTGGGAAAACTGATCAGGGACCATTTATTAACCATCCCCATATCCCAAACAATAAAATTTTCTATCCTTGATGCATGGAAAATAGTAGGAGAAGAAAAAGCTTATGCCGTTCGGTCCAGCGCTACAGCCGAAGATTTGCCAACTGCCTCTTTTGCCGGCCAGCAGGAGACCTATTTGAACGTAAAGGGAATGGATCAACTCCTTCAGGCTGTGCGGAAATGCTGGAGTTCTTTATTTACTGACAGGGCAATTATCTACCGAATTAAAAACGGATTTGACCACCGTTCAGTCTATTTATCTATAGTGGTTCAGCAAATGATATTTCCGGAGGTTTCCGGGCTTATGTTTACCGTAGACCCTGTCACCGGGCACAGGAATACTATTTCCATTGATGCCAGCTTTGGGTTGGGTGAAGCTCTTGTCT harbors:
- a CDS encoding Ig-like domain repeat protein: MATAHSDLSAEYAYVPNEKSNTVSVINTTTDAVISTVPVGNVPVGVAISLDGTKVYVTNFGNDDIPGRTVSIIDTATEEVTSMNVEEGKPGKPAGVAIYPYEQKVYVAKLLNGKVRAVDLITNKASDIPVGTDPCGIAITPDGSRIYVANTGSNTISVINTVTNNVTKTVNVGVKPYGVAVNKNGTKVYVTNMESSNVSVINTITNEVTDNLTAGKDPHGIAVTPDEKWVYVANHNTPMGTVSVINTTTKDVTNITVGKNPCGVAVNKNGTKIYVTNSGTTDDLGGTVSVIDTETKTVMGQPISVGILPSGLGQFIGSVPGSRVETMTTLTSSPNRFLVGESRTLTATVSATSQVTEKPSGTVTFMEGATSIGTETLSDGQAILDTSLLSNGSHSIIARYKGNNQFRPSTSSSFTLIGQDLSSKKSVLEHPIVAGIIIAVVSGIISLGLYIIKKKYFS